The genomic region TATTGCTGTTCTTAGTGGCTCCGAGAAGAGAATACATCTAGATAAATTGTCTTTATCGTCAGATGAGATGATTACCGGTAAATGAGATCAATAAGGAGGAGATCAAACGATTCATCTTGTTTTTATCTAGGCGTGAATATTTCAGAACTAGCAAAAAACATATTTCTGGAATATTTTGCTGTCTAGAGCTGACATGAACCATTTGATCTCTCCATCGCTTCAATGATGCCATCCAATAACAGATTTTCTTTAGGTGTACGATTTCGCCGATTACTCCAGGACCATATGAAACCTCTCCAGCTGGAATTGCGATCAACACGGGTTGATTATGACAAAGGTATTTTAATAAAGGATTCGAATAAGTGGATTGGAAAAGGTGAGCTCGATTACTCTGGCGGAGAGCGCAGGTAAGTTACTGTAAATTCGCAGACAGAAAAGGAGAAGAATTCTACCACCAAATTCTAGCGTTGCATTAGAATTAAGATAGAATGGGCCAACATGGACGTTCCCAAGACGGACGAATCCCAAGTGGGACTTCGAGTCGTAACTGTTCAGCGCAGTTCGATGAACTGAACGTTGCCGATATCCTTTAAATATCTTAGTGTGTCACcaacaaaaattcaatatttccaaGCATTAATATatttccctgatttttttctggaattttccattaaactGAAACAACCAAAGATTTTCTGGTACAACAATATTTAGGCTAATTGAagcttttcattcttttttgtAGTAAAATGCGAAAATTTGGTAGTTCATTCCTCATTTCTGATGCAGAGCACTAGACTGGTTTCAATTGTCTATTTGTGTTTCGAAATATTCATCAGAAACAGTCTGACTTTCACTGTGTAATgcattattacaattttttatcaattattgttATAAAATAGATGGGAGTACAAAAGTGATGATTACAAAGGCCCGGATAAAGATATGCCACAGACGTCGATAAATGTGGAGCCgttgaaattcataaatttcgaTTGGAGCAAATCAACCTGGGACGGTTCTAAAGTAGCCATACCACTCTTCGACGGTGTGCCAGTAAATTCTGCTCCACGTACACCTTTAACAAGCATCGGCTTGTATCATAAGAAAGCAGAGGGATATGGCGGATTTCTGACTTTCATTTTAGAAGGATTCGATAAATCTAATTATGACTTAGATGCCAGCGGAAACCGTAACATCAAAACATAAATAACGCTTTGCCATAACATAATTTATGCCTAACGCCAATTCTATGTCTGGTAGATTTTTCCATTATGAAAATCGTAACTTAAACTTCAAAAGGCCTAAAATAAACGCGTGAGTTACGCCCGAACAGAGTATTTCTTCACATTTTCCCAACCGTATTTCATGTGTAAGAAATCATAAATAGCGTTGGATGACTAAAAATATGATTGAAAAAGGGTATCATTCAATACAGTTTTATTACGAAAATACGTACACGTTTCTATCTATGAATGTTTCCTGGAAAATTAGTTTAAATTGAAGTGATGCCTATCGGTGCTGATGATTGTGCTATATGCGCGCAATTATATGTAATAATACCGTAATGTTATCTACAGTCGCACGTGTCTGGCAAATGAGTGGATGAGTGATAACATAAAAAACTTAACATAGGCGGACAAACTAGCCCTAGACTTTTAATGTGCTTTCGTCGAAGCCTAGAAAATCCTGAAATAGATGGATTCATTTCAGCTCCACATCTCCACTGTTATTACAGAATTCACATATGATCTCTGTAAAAAATATGGACTCCCAATCTGGGCTCTCAAGAAATTAGTTTGTAAATCACATGATTTTGCCTGATACTGTCTAACAGTGAAGATCATCATAAAGTACCTCCTCTACAACTCCCAGCAGCTTCGACCCGACGGGGAAACACATTTGCGCTGGATCTAGAACCCAAGGAAATTTCCAAAAGCGATCGTCAACGCTAGTGGTGGGGATAACGCGATCAAGTGAGGACATATCGTGACCGAGTTATTATAGCGATAAACTCATAATCTACGGTGAAATTGTTCCTGTGTAATTATAAATGTCAAAACAAAGTGAGGCAGCTCCAATATGAACTTAGCGCGTACAGTTATTGTGGAACGATCTCCTGCAAGACATCCACAGTATTCCAAAATCGTCAGGAGAAAAATCTCAGAACATGAGACTTTTATTTCTACTGGGGCTAGTTGTGTCCCAGTACCAGGTGCATTGTCAAATAACAATTGCAATTGAGCTCATCAGTTTTGCCTGGTCtgcattggaaaaaataaacaccGCTCATGACGCATATAGTAAATTAACAACTCCTTCAACCGCTGATATAATGAAGAAAACTAATGAAATTGCGGAGTCTATTGACAAGTTGGGAAACAGACTAGAggaaaaaatacaacaatCAATGGACACCCTCTTAACTCGCATACCACTCTTGGGTCAGATTAGTGCTGATGTGCAGCTGTTAAACAGTCACATCTCAAGAATTGATCAATTGTATGGAGATATGGAGCATTATTTGCGAGCTCCGACAGACTTCAGTGAAAGTGCTCTCAACAATCTAATAAAGAGTTACACTTCGAACGATGGTGATGATGTGGAAGGGAAACTTGGTCTGATTTATGGGCTACTCATTCCAAAAGGATTGGCACTATTTAAAAGAAGCTTGTTTCTTCTTTTAGCTCAAGAAACACAGGTACGTTTTCATTTACTTTCATTCAAATATCATATGTAGGAAATTCTATCCTCATGAATATATTATCTGAAAGAGTAATACTTGAAATTGATAAAGCTTTAATATTCAGTTAACCCCCTTTCACTTTTAAAAGAAACCAATCAATATTTATggttatttaaatataaggAAAACAAAAGAACTGAagagaattgagaaaaataataactcatgaaatccacaaaaatctaaagagacagaattcatcaatttaaCCTTCGAAAAACGTGATAAGTTCAGGAAACTTTCATCCTCGAAGGTAGGATTTCATGAACAAAGTACACATTGATATGTATGAATATTTTCACGATACAGGAATATGGTCTTGAGACATGTGGTACAGGAGCACCACCTCAACaacgtcttgtcgaactttttGATATTGTTATCACAACAGAAATGAGGGGCTTTGCCATGCAAGGTTTCGGTGCTCTGATGAAAGGTTATGAAGATGGCAGTAAGTAACATATAATTCTACAGTACCCACGTGGAAATGTTGATAATGATCCGGGTATGTGTGTTTCTCAGAGAATTACACTGGCGATGTGAAAAGGGCTCAACAGAAATTAGTGAAGAGAGCTGAAGAATACGTACTACTGCTCGCACAAACTATGTCTCTTGCGGCCAGACAATTTCGAGCATGCGATCCACCCAAAGGCCATGTGCGAGGTTAATAATTacaatcagaaaaataatctcgAATAATGCTATGAACAGTCTTTTCAGCCTTCTGAAAGTCTAAAGTCGGAACTTTGAAGCTAGAGATATCTCAACTTTAAACGTTTGAAAATCGTAAAAcaacgatgaaaaaatatcgaattagAACTCATAAGTCTCAAAAAAAGTCTCTAGTTCTTCGACATATCCAATGAACCACTGCAATTTCATTGTTTATCATTATATAAAATGTCCCATTTCAGACAGTACTTTctatgaatttgaaaaattcctgcaAGCTTTCATAGTCCAAGAGAATGCCCTTAGGGTCGATCATCGCTGCCCGGACGATTGCAAGAAGTATGTAGAGCCAGGTCGCGTATATTACGGATGTAGAGGATATGAATGTACCCGTTCCCCTACTACATGCTATGGTCGGGTAGCGTACTGTAAAAGGATGGGTACATCTGCACGTGCGTGTGAATATGACGTGAGTTTATGCGAAACTCATTGTCTTACTtaccagaagaaaaaaaaaacttaacaGTGGTCAAAACTTCAGGGCTCATTACCAAGACGATATGAATGGTTTAAAGACGCAGCGGGTGATCTATACGGAGATGATTCAAGGGGATGTCCAGCGCCAGGATCGAAAACGTATGGATTCAAAGTTACATCGTCCAGTAATGAGCTCTGTGAAATTTGCAGATGTATTTGTGGAGAAGATGCAGTAGAGTCCAGGTCTAAACATTTTGTCAGCCTGCGACCGCAACTAACAAATGTGGAAGACAACATGTTGagtttttagaaaatatttcctaTTAAAACCTATGCAAAAATTCCCACAGATTctttatgataattatttgataGGGTGGTCATTGGGCTGGCATTCTTGATGAAAAAAGACATAGCTCATGTTCAAATAATGCAAGGTCAGATGTCTACAGAAGCAACTATACTTGAAAATAGTACCGTTTGGATGGAGCCTGAAGACATTGAATACGACCGGGAGCCAAGCGAAGCAGATTACACATTTAAGTTCATCAAGAGAACTGAGGACGGTGAAATTGAGCAATTGGTAAACGATAAGGATGTTGCTCCTTTATCATGGGAGCAAAGAAGATTCTATTTAGATAGACTCACATTACCACCAAATTATGTTATGACCGGTAAGTCATTAATCACcacaaaaatgtaaattattaGTTCCAGTTATTAACAGGACGTAACACAATACTttcaatttcccaaattttcaaacgaattCCTTGTGTCAACTGTTATCGATATCAGAGCTATCCATCACATTTCATTAAGAGAACGATGCCACGACTTAACTGGGTCGAGTagtaactattaacgaatagTCAGTTCTAATTCAACAGCGCCTTTTGGAGACAGTTACCAAATCACGTCAGCATTAATCTAATTGTTTTATCAGTGCATTTCACTGTAGGTTAATCAGCGCATATTTTAAAAGGCGTTGGACTCAATTTTCACCTTTCAAGTGATGATTCGTTAATGATTATCACATCTAGTTTAAGATAAATGAGGCGTTCCATTAGTGCAATAAAGTATGGAAAAAGAGCTCTCTCTTTTAGGGATAAAATTTGGAACAGTCGATTCTAATGCACGTTCCTTACAATTGGAATTACATGCAACACAGTTCGATGATGAGACAGGAAAGTTAGACCCTACCACTGGTATGTGGATTACACCTGACGACATGCCCTATACGCAGACACCGCAATTGAggtaattgtaatttttttttcgacgcaACAGGACATTTTCGTATAGCTACATATAAAGTAAGGACCTAACGACATCAGCTGCTGATGATTTAtggtaataatatttataacgtAGGCAAGAGCACACTTATGTGGGATTCGAAAATCCGGTCAAATCTCAGCAGACTAAAATAGATTCGAAGCCATATTATTACATAGACATGGATTGGACAAATTATCCAAAAGATGCAGGACAAACGACGATACCATTGCTAGATGCTATTCCGGTGTACTCCACGCCATTTACTCCTCTGTCAGGAGTTGGATTATACCACAAGAGAGAAGCTGGATATGGCGGATTCCTAACTTTGGTACTGGAAGGAGTCGATAAAAGTCGCTATGTGCAATCAAAGGTTTGAAATATCCTTGGACGTACACCAATGAGGGTAGAATACCAATCTTAGGTCGATTTATGTCATCTGTCTGTCAATGAAATTTATGACTGAATTTCAATTAtgattttaagaaaaatttggcCATAATATGTATCCTGTCACTTGTAGGATATTgtcttgaaaatttaatatctAATAAAGATGATTATCGCAGCAATGTTTTTCGTCATCATGTGCATCAAATGatgtttcacaattttttttatagagaaTTTCTTAACGTAGAGTCTTTCCTATCGCAAATTCATTTCAAACCTTAATGTAAAAACATCGCCATCGGCGAGTTTATGACCAACATTGATATTTAGATTTCTGTTTCTATCATAACtacatgaaataattatagtAAACGATGATCATAGAATTCGTCCCAGAATATGAACTGAGGACTAGAATCGCTTTCGCAATCACGTGCAGAGCTCAGAATGAATCCACTCTCGATCGAGAAGATGACAAAAACAAACAGAATAATGTACTATGCAACAAGTGTTAGAATTTCTAAACTAGTTGCATAGAAAATTTTATGCCATGAGGTACAAAATggcataaaataaattcagtaaCAATACACCACTTTATTCACTGATACTTCCattcaataacaaaaatatatcaGCGACCGTTCTCATACGCCACCACAGTTCTTCCACTAGTACTGCTCCATCTATTACTTTAAATTGCTTCGTTCACGCTCACAGGGTATTTACCACCAAGCACTTTTTCACTCCATAATGGCACCGCCGTCCGGAACGAGAAGTAAAGGTGAGACGCGAAGAATATATATGCGAGCATATAGACTGTTGCCGGTGCATGAAAAGACGGTGTGGACCGGCAGGCGAATGGTGTGTGACAATATTTGCCAAGACGAAATTCACGTCCAATGGTGCAATTTGTaccttggaaaaaatattcttcgtAGTTAATCTATCTCCACCTTTTTGTCAACGATAAAAGTAAAACTTTTGATAATTCCCTTCGAGGGATACAGGAGAGACACAAATGTTTCtgttaaacaaattaaaattatacgTCCAAAAGGTGAATGTTCCGAAATTCAATACTATCATTTAAAAGCGAATAATTAAAAGTCGCTGATGTGGTTTCAAAATCCACGTGAATTATCTTAAAAGCATCTTGTGGAGGTGAATCTAACCACGATACTACGTAACAGAAACTGTAACCACAGTGAGGTCAAGCAACAAATAAGTTCCACCGGCATCTCCCCCTGGCAAATAGATCCGATTAAATGAACGTAAACCAACCTGACCGCGTCTAAGCTGTCTTGGCGTCTTGGACGatggtaattaatttaattacaacGATTGAAGGGTCACACGGCTGTCATTGACAGGGCAACACCGACATGAATGGCAATTATACTCGAATACATCAACGACAGAGTGGAATTTATTCTGATGGAGAACTTGAATCGCCTGTCAGCAGCTTTGAACAATTGATACCGACCAATTCATAAAGATATACGATGTACACAGCTCCGAATCAATCAGGATTTGGGAACAATGGTGCTTCATGAGGGGGAGAGAAATACGAAAGGCAAACCGATTTCACGTGGAGCTTCAGAGCCGATAACGGGTTTCCAGTTTCACGTTGGAATAATAcaactctctcactctctcctctcGACGATAGGTTTAATCGCAATCGGAAATTACGAGCGTGTTATACCGGTGCAGTGAGAACGGTATTGTACAGGCACTTTCGTATGAGCTCTTTTGTTGACTGGGTAGTGTTGGATCGAGGTGGTTCATGTACGGCTGGATATATAATTCTGGATTGAATGGGTAAAGTTACTCCACTAACGATGTTGACTCACATCCGTTCGACAATTTTCTATCGTGATTACCGTGAAAATACTATTAGCACGAGGATTATGAGATCATAACATCCTGATGCCGGAGGAAAAGACAATTACCGTCCTATGTACCATAGGATAACTGATATTGGTATCATCTATGGTAGTACCGATAAATTATTCCTTCTTTATCAGTGTTATAGACataagaatttaatttccccCTCTCGAAGCGATAGAGATTTATTGGTTTCTACTTCAAGAGTGATTGAAGAAGACGTAAAAGAGCAATCGACATCTCTTCACAAATCCTGGAAACTTGACTTCTTTTAATTCTCGGACTTCTACTCATTCTGAGGGCATTATTGAAacattgagagaaaatttgTTCCAGTTGATGCTGAATCTGATTCCATCACTTGCTACAGCAATTTCTTCAAGTGGTAGCAACACGATGGCAGAGAAAAAGACAATTATATCTTTACGTGCCGCTGGGTAATTGGTATTGGTATCGTCTATGCGggtatcaataaattattccatcTTTATCAGTGTTGTAAAGGGATTCAATTTCACCCTCTTGGGGCGATGGGAATTTATTGGTTTCTACTTCAGAAGTGATTGAAGAAGCAACTGCCCATTGCCAGAATCTTGACTTCCGCTAATTTTCGAAGTTTTACTGATCTCGAGAGCATAATTTAGCGTTTGATGGAAAATTGACTACAATCAATCCTGAAACTTCATTCCACGACTTGCTGCAACAATTTGTTCTTCCTCGTTACACACGATTATGGAAGTTGATTGACGTCCTTCAGAACGCTGTCAGAAGTTCAGAGGGAACCAGAAAATGACATTATAGTCAGTGACAGATAATCTTCGGAAGACAAGCATATGGCTGCATATTTAATGTCATATTTCTGCTCTTAATCAATCTTCTAAATTCATTCCATCTTCTTAcgctttttaaaatttattactgTCTGTTTTATTCAGTCATACAATATTTCCGAGAATGTAGTGACTTGGGGAGATGTAGAAGACGTAGACCATTGAACATCTCTTTATCGAGAATCAATTTATTACAGGCATCGGAAGTTCTTGTGATGTCTGAACTTTCCACTCTGAGCGCATTATTGAATCTTTGATAAAAACttcattataattaaaatagaaCCTTGGTTCATTCAGTTGCTGCATC from Diachasmimorpha longicaudata isolate KC_UGA_2023 chromosome 1, iyDiaLong2, whole genome shotgun sequence harbors:
- the LOC135164366 gene encoding uncharacterized protein LOC135164366, with product MRLLFLLGLVVSQYQVHCQITIAIELISFAWSALEKINTAHDAYSKLTTPSTADIMKKTNEIAESIDKLGNRLEEKIQQSMDTLLTRIPLLGQISADVQLLNSHISRIDQLYGDMEHYLRAPTDFSESALNNLIKSYTSNDGDDVEGKLGLIYGLLIPKGLALFKRSLFLLLAQETQEYGLETCGTGAPPQQRLVELFDIVITTEMRGFAMQGFGALMKGYEDGKNYTGDVKRAQQKLVKRAEEYVLLLAQTMSLAARQFRACDPPKGHVRDSTFYEFEKFLQAFIVQENALRVDHRCPDDCKKYVEPGRVYYGCRGYECTRSPTTCYGRVAYCKRMGTSARACEYDGSLPRRYEWFKDAAGDLYGDDSRGCPAPGSKTYGFKVTSSSNELCEICRCICGEDAVESRSKHFVSLRPQLTNVEDNMVVIGLAFLMKKDIAHVQIMQGQMSTEATILENSTVWMEPEDIEYDREPSEADYTFKFIKRTEDGEIEQLVNDKDVAPLSWEQRRFYLDRLTLPPNYVMTGIKFGTVDSNARSLQLELHATQFDDETGKLDPTTGMWITPDDMPYTQTPQLRQEHTYVGFENPVKSQQTKIDSKPYYYIDMDWTNYPKDAGQTTIPLLDAIPVYSTPFTPLSGVGLYHKREAGYGGFLTLVLEGVDKSRYVQSKV